The Catellatospora citrea DNA segment CGAACACGCACTTCAGTCAGGCGCAGAAGACGCAGATCCTCAACGGCCCGTACGGATCGTTCCTGTCATGACCGTTCAGTTCCTGCACTGACCGCAAGGGCGGCCGTGCGGAGGTCGGCGAGCGGCCGACTTCCGCACGGTCTATTCCCGGCCCATCCAGGTGGCGACGCACGCCTCGTTGCCCTCGGGGTCGGCGAGGACCCACCACCTCGGCGCGTACGCGTCGGAGACAAGGCGACCACCCGCGGCCAGCGCGGCGGCGATGCGGGCCTCGGCCTGCTCGTGCGGGACGGCGACGTCGAGGTGGATGCGGTTGCGCTGCGGGCGCGGGACGTCCATGGCCTGGAACCCGAAGCCCGGTCCGCGGCCCAGGGGGTCGCTGAGGTAGTCGTCGCCGATCGGCGTGTAGCCCAGCAGCGCGCGCCAGAACGGCAGCACGTCCGCGATGACGAGTGCGTCGATGGTGACGTTGACGAGCTGGACGGCGGTCGGGTCGGCCGGGATGCCCAGTTCTGCGGCGGCGGCCGAGATCTGCCGGGCCAGAGTGACATCGCGGGTCGTCAGGGTCACGGTGACACCGGCGTCGCGCAGGTCGACCCGGGGACGGCGGTCGGCGGTGGCGACGATCCGGTCGATCTCACCGATGAACGCGACGCCCTTCGCGAACGAGCCGGTCCGGAAGTGGGCCGAGACGACGTGGTACAGGACGCGCCAGTCGTCGACGCCGTCGGCCGCGTGGAACTGCCCGGCCGTCATCGGTGCGGTCATGTGGCCCAAGCTAACACCGGGACCAGCCAGGCGCGGACCGGCTGCCGCGTGTGGTCGAAGGTCGGCGCAGTCATCGCTGCGGATGACCCTGTGGTGGCTGGTTCCACCCTGGGGTGGAGCAACGCGGTCACCGCTGAGCCAGACTCGCCCGTGGCCCGTGCCCGGTGTGCAGTGCGTGGAACCGGGCGATGTGGTCTGCCGACGGGCGGGTCAGTTCGTGGCGAGGTGGCCTTCGATGCTGGCGACCTTCGCGTCGAGTGCGCCGCTGACGCCGTCGCGCCAGTCGAGCTTCAGGACCACGCCCACCCGGGGCGACTTCGCCTTGACGGCCTCGGTCGCGGCCTTGACGACGGCCATGACCTCGTCCCAGGTCTCGCCCTCGACGGTGGTGAACATGGCGTCGGTGCGGTTGGGCAGGCCGGAGGCGCGGACCACGCGGACCGCCTCGGCGACGAGTGCGCCGACGTCTTCTCCTGCGCCGACAGGTGACACGGAGAAAGCGACCAGGACCGACATGATCGCGACGCTACCATCCGCCGACCTGTCGGCCGCGCCAGCAGGCTGATCACCGGAGGGATGGCGGCGGTGCCGTCGTTCTCCCGCGGACCGCGCGGCTTCGGACGCAGTGGGGCCGGGTGAGGCTCGCGGAGGGGCTGACAAGATCCGGTATCGGCAATATCCTTCGCTGGTCACTGTAACGTCGGAGATTTTCGCCACGTCTTCGGCGGCCTCGTGAAAGGATCGTCATGTCCCCCGACGCACATGAACTCGACCGCCGCACCCTCATCAAGGCCTCACTCGGCGCCGCGACCGTCGCGGTCGTCGGCAGCGAGCTGCTGCTGCCCGCCGCCGCGCAGGCGGCGCCCAGTGGCCAGTTCCCCTGGATCATCGACTGCGAGTCGTGGGGCGCCCGGCCGCCGCTGCCGCTCTCGGTGAGCGGCACTGCCACCAACAAGATCATCGTGCATCACACCGCGTACCCGAACAGCACCGACTACTCGCAGGACCAGGCGATCTGGCTGGCTCGCGACATCCAGCGCCTGCACATGGACGGCAACGGCTGGTCCGACACCGGCCAGCACTTCACCGTCAGCCGCGGCGGCTACGTCCTCGAAGGCAGGCGCGGCAGCCTGGAGCGGCTCGAGGCCGGCGACCGGCAGATGATCTCGGCGCACTGTCCCGGTGAGAACGGCCGTGCCATCGGCATCGAGAACGAGGGCACCTATGTGACCGAGACGCCGCCGGAGGCGCTGCTGGAGTCGCTGACCAAGCTGTGCGTCGCGATCTGCCGGCAGTACGGGCTGCAGGCGCATGACATCTTCGGCCACTGGGACTTCCGCTTCACCGACTGTCCCGGCGCGGCGTTCTACCGCCAGTTCCCGATGCTGCGCCGCCGCGTCGCCGACGCCCTGGGCACCTCGCCCGACCAGGCGCCGGAGCGCCGCTGGCCCGACATCTGGCGCTTCGTCGGCGGCCCGGTGGTCCGCGTGGCGCAGTACCTGCTCAGCGCGCAGGGATACCCGGTGGCCACCAGCGGCGTGTTCGACGCGGCCACCGTCGCCGCAGTGCAGGACTGGCAGGCGCGCAACGGCATCGCCGTCGACATCGACGCCACCGTGACCGCCGCCACCTGGGAGACGCTCGCACCCGAGCTCGACAAGCATGCCGCCGGCGTGCCGGTCAGCGCCCTGCAGTACATCCTGCTCAACAAGGGCTGGGCCGACGTCGCCGTCACCGGGCAGTACGACCACCCGACCATGAAGGCCGTGCAGGACCTGCAGCGGCTGCACGGCCTGACCCCGAATGGCAAGGTCACGACCAGCACCTGGTGCGCGGCCGTCGGCGGCATCACCCGCGAGTCGCTGAGCGCATAGCAGAGCCCGGGTCGGGGCCGCCCCGGTGCCAGCCCCGACCCGGCACACCCGGTCGACGCTCCTCCATCAACGACCGACTCCGCCATCGCGGTGATCAGCGCGGAGCAGGATCACCGGCAGTTGCCGGTAGGTCGGACCCCACCTCGTCGGCCGAGACCGCCGATCCGGCCCGCGCCGACTGCGCGGGCGGTCGAGCCGGCTCTTGGCCGGGTCGGACGTGCTCGTCGAGCAGCACCTCTATCGCTTCCACCGCCTCAGCGGCAGTCCGGGGCCGCAGGGCCTGAAGGCGGTGGTCGATAGTCTGCCCGATCTCGGTGCCGTCGGGTCGGTGCGGCTGGGCGCCGAACGCCCGCGCATACCGGCGCATGACGGTATCGAGCTCGGACTCCGAAACGATGTTGGTCGTCGGAGCCAGGTGCTCCAGGCGCAGGAACGACGCCGGCATGCGGCCGATGCAGCGGTAGAGGAGCGCCAACCGCGGCAGCCGATACCGGTAGAGGCGCCTGGCCCGCTCGGTGAACAGCAGCGCGTCGATGCTCCAGCTGCCGACCTGCGCATGCAGCTCGGCGATGTCGGCGCCGACGAGGTCGGGCCGGCGAGCCGGAGTGTACAGGTCGGCCGACGTCCGGCCGACCGGCGGATAGTGAGACGAGCGAGGACGATCCCACAGGGCGCTGAGGTCCGCGACCAGACGCCTGTCGAGCTCTCGCCAGAACTCCGGCGGCTGGGCGTCGCGCAGGTGACCTTCGAGAGCGTCCGTGGACGAGTTCTTCATGAACCGCCACAGCCCGTCGGTGCGCGCATCACGCCGGAACCGGCCCGGACCCCGGCGACGCGTGCCGTCGTAGCGGGTGCGGAACGCCCGGTCGCCGAGCCGTCCCAGCCGCGTCATCCACACCCCGAACATCAGCGCGGTCAGCAGCACGATGCTGCCTGAAGTCCAGGCCAGCACGGGCAGCCAGGCGCCCTGCTCGCCGCTGCGCTCGGGCTCGGTGGCCGAGACGATGCTGACGATGGAGTCGAACGCGAGACTCAGCGCAAGGATGACACCCGCCTTCTGGATGGCGTCGCCCTCGCGGACGCGCCGCTCGTCGAACGCGTCCTTCACGGCGTCGATGACGTCCTGATACCGTTCCGCGACCCGACCGGCGTGATCCACCAGGTTCGCGGCGGCGCTGGCGAGCTGGGCGAACACGCCGGTCTCGTTCAACGCCGCGCGGAGACCGGGGTTGCCGAGGTCGAGGTGACGCTGCAGGAGCATGTCGTCGAAGCGGTCGTTGAGCGCGTCACGCGCTCGGTTGACCCGGGCGCGGCACTCCCGGGCGAGGGTGTTGAGGTCGTTGAGGTCCGCGATGCCCTGCAGCAGCGTCTGGTGCATGAGCTCCACGGCGTGGTGCACCTTGCCCAGCTGGCGCATCCGGCGGATCGGCAGGTGAGTCGCCAGCGCGTCCCACAGGCGCGCGCCGGCCGCCGCGGTCGTCTCGTAGACCCGCAGGTGGTTCTCCCAGACCTGCATGTCGTTGTGCACCTCATAGAGGGTGAACGCCGCGTACGTCTCTATGTCGGCCAGCGCGTCGATGAGATCGCGCATGCAGAACTCCTGCCGGGCGACGTACTCGTACCGCTGGCACCGCTGGTGGTGTGTGCACTCTCCGGCCGCAGGCGCCTCGACGGGCGTGTACCGGTCGTCGACATGGAACCCGCGACTGGGCAGGCACCAGGGTGCCTCGCCCACGATGATGAGATACAGCGGGTGGCGGGTGAACTGGAAGCGACGGTCGGGTTGCCGCGCACCGTCGATTCCGGCAGCCATCTGGCGCAGCACGAGGTAGTCACCGTTGAGCACGCTCGCGGACAGCGTGTCGTCGAACACCGAGTCGACCCGCAGCATCGTCCGGGTGATCTCGGCGCCCGGCCTGTCGGCGGCCGTGAGGTACTGGTCCGGGGCAGTTCGCCGACTCGGCACGGCGATCCAGAAGTCGGGCTGCATGTACCGGCGGCCGGAGATGTTCAGGCGGCTGTGCTCGTAGCCGCGGCGCTCCAGCCATTCCTCGGCGTGCCGGGCAGCCGCCTCGAACAGGTCGCGATAATGGCGCGGCCTGCGGCGCAGGACCGCCTCGTCGGCCTCACGGATGCGCCATCGGTGCTGGTCGTCCAGCGGTGGGCGGTGCTCGACCCCGAAGGGGAGCTCGCTCCAGATGGCGATGCTCAGGTGCCACCGCTGGTAGTGCTCGGCCCCGCGGACGAACCTGAAGTCCAGGGTGACGAAGTAGTCCAGTTCTGTCGGCTCAGGCGGTACGAAGGAGGTCACCGCCTCGAACCGCGGGCGATCCATGATGAGCCGGTGGCGTAGCACGAACGGCTCCTCGTGCACCCACTCTCCGGGAGGGACGCGGAGGTGACGTTCGAGCCGGCCGAGCACGCTGCCGACCACCGCGTCGGCTTCGGCGGCGAACTCGCGCTCCGGCAGCGGATCGGTCCGTGCCTGCATCGCGTACCGCGGGCGGGGGTCACTGGCCCGGCTGGCGTACGCCAGGCCCGGCCGGTCCGGCTGCAGGATGTCGTTCAGCAGTGCCTCGTGACGCTCGACCGCGGCCGCCACCTGGGGCGGTCTGCGCCCGTCGCGGGCCGGCCCGCCTCCGGCCGGAGTGGCCGCCCCGGTCTCCTCTCCCGGATGCACACATGCGACGCACCGGCGCGCACTGACCTGCGGCTCAGGAACACCCACCGGCCGTGGCGGCGCATAGGGCAGTACCCAGGCGGACGTCGCGATCAGCACAAGTCGATCCCAGTCCGGTTCCCCCATCGACCAAGGTTCCATGTCTGCGAAGTCCGGTGTCAAGGACGACGGCATCGTCACGACGAGAGCCACGCCGTTCCACTCGAAGTCGCGATCCGGCTGCGGCCAGCCCGGACGGATGGTGGAATCGTTCGGACGCGGGAACTGTGGGTGAACAACGGGTCGGCCGCCTTGTGGCTGGTCACGGCACGTTGTCACGATGGCTGCCATGCTCACCGGTTCGACGACACTACGCCTGGACGATCGCGAACTGCCCGCCGTGTGGCTGCGCGACAACTGCCGCTGCGCGCAGTGCGCTGACCCGGTGAGCGGGCAGAAGCTGTTCGGCATCCTGGACCTGCCCGCCGACCTGACCGTCGACGACGCGACCGACGACGGTACTGACGTGACCGTCAGATTCGCCCCGGACGGCCACGTGTCACGCTTCCCGCGTGCCTGGCTGCTCGCACCGGCGACGCCCGACGAGCGCACCGAGGAAGGCAAGCAGTTCGGCACCGGCGCTATCGAGGTCGCGTGGGCGGACTTCCGCGACAACCGCACGCAAGCGCTGGAAGCCCTGCTGGTGCGTGGCTTCGTCCTGCTGCGGGGCGTTCCGGTCGCCGAAGGCGCGGTCCTGGACGTCGCGGCGGAGTTCGGCTACGTCCGCGAGACGAACTACGGACGGATCTTCGACGTGCGCGTCGAGGACAACGCGACGAACCTGGCGTTCACCGGCCGGGAGATCACCCCGCACACCGACAACCCGTATCGGGACCCGGTGCCCACGGTGCAGCTCCTGCACTGCCTGGTCAACGCCGCGACCGGCGGCGACTCGGGCCTGGTCGACGGGTTCGCCGCAGCGGCCGTCCTACGGGCGGAAGATCCCGAGGCGTTCGCGGTGCTCACCCGAACCCCCGTCACCTTCCGCTACACCGACGCAGACACAGACCTCTCGGCCAGCAAGCCACTGATCGGCCTCGACCCGGCCGGGCGGATCCGTGAGATCCGGTTCAACAACCGGTCGACCCAGCCGCTGCGCGCCCCGCACGCCGACGTGATCGCCTTCTACGCCGCATACCGCACGTTCGCCGAGATCATCGCCCGGCCGGCCGGGCGGCTCGACTTCCGCCTCGGACCCGGTGACTGCCTCGTGTTCGACAACACCCGGATGCTGCACGCGCGCACGGCGTTCGCCGAGGGCGGCGCTCGGCACCTGCAGGGGTGCTACGCCGACCTGGACGCGGTCGCCAGCCGCCGGGCCGTGCTGACCCGCCGGGCGCCCCTGGACCTGCTCGCCGACCTGTTCGCAGGCCCGGGCGCCGCGGACTACCTGGGCGAGTCGGTGTCGCAGGCGGCGCACATGCTGCAGGCGGCGTCGCTGGCCGAGGCCGCAGGCGCGCCCGACGCCCTGATCGCGGCCGCGCTGCTGCACGATGTCGGTCACTTCACCGGCGAGATCAGCGGCGAGGAGCTGATGGCCGGTGTCGACAACCGGCACAGCCACGCAGGCGCCGACTGGCTGGCCGCCTGGTTCCCGCCGGCGGTCACCGAACCGGTCCGGCTGCACGTGGCGGCCAAGCGATACCTGTGTGCGGTGGAGCCGAGCTACCGGGAGCAGCTGTCGCCGGCTTCGGAGTACACCCTGACCGTGCAGGGCGGGCCGATGACCCCGGCGGAGGTCGCCGTGTTCGAGGCACAGCCGGGCGCGGCCGACGCCGTCGCGGTACGCCGGTGGGACGACGCCGCCAAGGACCCGGGCACGGACGTGCCGGATTTCGCGCACTTCCGGCCGCTGCTGGAACGCGTCCTGCGCAGGTAGCCGATACGCACCGCCGGTGCCGCAGCAAGCGGTTCATCGGGCGTTCGGACCACGTTGCCGCCCACCATGATCTCTGTTCGAGCTGCCCAGGCCTACTGTTCCCGACTTCACGCAAGGCAAAGGGAGCACGATGCGACAGAATCCAAGCCGCCGCCTTTTCATCCAGGGCGCCGGGCTGATGGGCGCCGGTGCCGCAGCGACGGCACTCATCCAGGCACCCGCCGCGGCCGGCAGCGACCCGGCCGCCACCGGCCGGACCGACCCCGACCAGCCGCGGTTCACCCTTGCGGTGATCCCCGATACGCAGTACCTGTTCGACGCCGACCGCGGCGACCCGGCGCCGCTGCGGGCCTCGCTGCGCTACCTGCTCGACAACCGCGCCGCGCAGAACATCGTCTTTGCAGCCCACCTCGGCGACATCGTGGAGAACGCCGCCGCGGCCGAACTCGCCCAGGCCGGTGAGGTTTTCGGGCTGCTCGACCAGCGGCGTTTCCCCTACAGCGTGCTGGCCGGCAACCACGACATCAACGCCTCGACCACCGACCAGCGCGGTCCCAGCCCGTACCTCGACGTGTTCGGCCCCAAACGCTTCCGGCCCCTGCCCACCTTCGGCGGCGCCACCGCCGACGGCTACAACACCTACCACGTGTTCCGGGCCGCGGGCCGCGAATGGCTGCTGCTGGCCATGGACTGGCGCCCGTCGGACGCCAGCCTGGCCTGGGCTCGCTCGGTGCTGGCCGCGCACCCGCACATGCCGGCCATCCTCACCACCCACGACCTCGCGTTCGCCGACGACTCCGGCACCGCGCAGCTGTCCGGACACGGCCAGCGCCTGTGGGACAACCTGGTCAACGGCAGCGACCAGATCTTCCTCACGCTCAACGGCCACTACTGGCCGGCAGGCCGCACCGTGCTGCGCAACGCGGCAGGCCGTGACGTGCACGTGCACATCACCAACTACCAGGACCGCTACTACGGCGGCGGCGCGATGATCCGGCTCTACCACTTCGACCTGGCACGCGACACCATCGACGTGGAGACGGTCTCGCCGTGGATCCTCGGCCAGGACCCCTCCCGCCGCAACAGCCTGGAGCAGCAGGAGGTCGAGCTGACCGACCCGGCCAACCGGTTCAGCATCGGCATCGACTTCGACGCACGGTTCGCCGGATTCGCGCCCAAGCCGCCGCGCGGCCCGCGCACCCCGGCAAGCATGCTGATCAAGGGAACGGTCGCGTACTGGCGATTCGACCAGGCCCGCGCCGACGGCGAGGCGGTGCCTGA contains these protein-coding regions:
- a CDS encoding VOC family protein, producing MTAPMTAGQFHAADGVDDWRVLYHVVSAHFRTGSFAKGVAFIGEIDRIVATADRRPRVDLRDAGVTVTLTTRDVTLARQISAAAAELGIPADPTAVQLVNVTIDALVIADVLPFWRALLGYTPIGDDYLSDPLGRGPGFGFQAMDVPRPQRNRIHLDVAVPHEQAEARIAAALAAGGRLVSDAYAPRWWVLADPEGNEACVATWMGRE
- a CDS encoding MTH1187 family thiamine-binding protein, producing the protein MSVLVAFSVSPVGAGEDVGALVAEAVRVVRASGLPNRTDAMFTTVEGETWDEVMAVVKAATEAVKAKSPRVGVVLKLDWRDGVSGALDAKVASIEGHLATN
- a CDS encoding peptidoglycan recognition protein family protein, whose amino-acid sequence is MSPDAHELDRRTLIKASLGAATVAVVGSELLLPAAAQAAPSGQFPWIIDCESWGARPPLPLSVSGTATNKIIVHHTAYPNSTDYSQDQAIWLARDIQRLHMDGNGWSDTGQHFTVSRGGYVLEGRRGSLERLEAGDRQMISAHCPGENGRAIGIENEGTYVTETPPEALLESLTKLCVAICRQYGLQAHDIFGHWDFRFTDCPGAAFYRQFPMLRRRVADALGTSPDQAPERRWPDIWRFVGGPVVRVAQYLLSAQGYPVATSGVFDAATVAAVQDWQARNGIAVDIDATVTAATWETLAPELDKHAAGVPVSALQYILLNKGWADVAVTGQYDHPTMKAVQDLQRLHGLTPNGKVTTSTWCAAVGGITRESLSA
- the tmpA gene encoding 2-trimethylaminoethylphosphonate dioxygenase, producing the protein MAAMLTGSTTLRLDDRELPAVWLRDNCRCAQCADPVSGQKLFGILDLPADLTVDDATDDGTDVTVRFAPDGHVSRFPRAWLLAPATPDERTEEGKQFGTGAIEVAWADFRDNRTQALEALLVRGFVLLRGVPVAEGAVLDVAAEFGYVRETNYGRIFDVRVEDNATNLAFTGREITPHTDNPYRDPVPTVQLLHCLVNAATGGDSGLVDGFAAAAVLRAEDPEAFAVLTRTPVTFRYTDADTDLSASKPLIGLDPAGRIREIRFNNRSTQPLRAPHADVIAFYAAYRTFAEIIARPAGRLDFRLGPGDCLVFDNTRMLHARTAFAEGGARHLQGCYADLDAVASRRAVLTRRAPLDLLADLFAGPGAADYLGESVSQAAHMLQAASLAEAAGAPDALIAAALLHDVGHFTGEISGEELMAGVDNRHSHAGADWLAAWFPPAVTEPVRLHVAAKRYLCAVEPSYREQLSPASEYTLTVQGGPMTPAEVAVFEAQPGAADAVAVRRWDDAAKDPGTDVPDFAHFRPLLERVLRR
- a CDS encoding LamG-like jellyroll fold domain-containing protein, with amino-acid sequence MRQNPSRRLFIQGAGLMGAGAAATALIQAPAAAGSDPAATGRTDPDQPRFTLAVIPDTQYLFDADRGDPAPLRASLRYLLDNRAAQNIVFAAHLGDIVENAAAAELAQAGEVFGLLDQRRFPYSVLAGNHDINASTTDQRGPSPYLDVFGPKRFRPLPTFGGATADGYNTYHVFRAAGREWLLLAMDWRPSDASLAWARSVLAAHPHMPAILTTHDLAFADDSGTAQLSGHGQRLWDNLVNGSDQIFLTLNGHYWPAGRTVLRNAAGRDVHVHITNYQDRYYGGGAMIRLYHFDLARDTIDVETVSPWILGQDPSRRNSLEQQEVELTDPANRFSIGIDFDARFAGFAPKPPRGPRTPASMLIKGTVAYWRFDQARADGEAVPEGFRIDDLSGNGNHLTRVTLGDSSANALRWATEHHADQPSHASLRFDGGKRPARGAYLRTVDGAPLNKATMARGYTIEAFVKLPDDVRQTNHAWMSVLSRMGTGHDAGKTGGDPAEPLATLSLSDGMALQWAAFPLNQDAISTNWGHEMRAGQWFHVAVVNDGHTTTMYVDGAELLRNPSTPAKGLAASNEPWYVGAYHYDRIIEQGFYGWIGDLRIVDRALPVSQFMQA